A stretch of the Candidatus Thermoplasmatota archaeon genome encodes the following:
- a CDS encoding acylphosphatase, translating to MLAPSVSSRASASSTRDLIILGHLGGRVGGHSSYSLEVHPSRARRVCILNQSVSIKWFGKACRRVISHGELGNFLLVPRGYGGVKVRAHVFFEGSVQGVFFRANTKKCADALRLTGWVKNTYDGRVEAVFEGEEEKVHQAIEWCASKQPHAKVDNKHVDISEAKGEFEEFIIRY from the coding sequence ATGCTGGCTCCTTCGGTTTCTTCACGGGCAAGTGCGTCTTCGACTAGGGATCTCATCATTTTGGGTCACCTTGGGGGACGTGTTGGTGGACACTCTTCCTACTCGCTGGAAGTGCATCCCTCACGCGCGCGTCGCGTGTGCATATTAAATCAAAGTGTGAGTATAAAATGGTTTGGTAAAGCCTGTCGGAGGGTTATCTCTCACGGGGAATTGGGCAATTTTCTTCTCGTTCCACGGGGATACGGGGGCGTGAAGGTCCGAGCGCACGTCTTCTTCGAAGGATCGGTCCAGGGCGTCTTCTTCAGGGCGAACACGAAGAAATGCGCGGACGCTCTCAGGCTCACTGGATGGGTCAAGAACACCTATGACGGACGAGTAGAAGCCGTGTTCGAGGGCGAGGAGGAGAAGGTGCACCAGGCGATTGAATGGTGCGCCTCAAAACAACCACATGCTAAGGTCGACAACAAACATGTCGATATCTCAGAAGCCAAGGGCGAATTCGAGGAATTCATCATACGCTATTGA
- a CDS encoding TATA-box-binding protein, with translation MAVIKIENVVASTSLGSELDLQAIALALDGAEYEPEQFPGLVYRLKEPKTATLLFRSGKVVCTGAKSLEQVKIAISKVAKQIEAAGITIKGEPKIEVQNIVACSDLGARINLNAIAISLGLEKVEYEPEQFPGLVYRLDKPKVVILLFGSGKMVCTGAKKPEDVETAVDKITEELKAASLLR, from the coding sequence ATGGCAGTCATCAAGATAGAGAATGTTGTCGCTTCGACATCTCTAGGAAGTGAGTTGGATCTGCAGGCGATCGCGCTCGCGCTGGACGGCGCGGAGTATGAGCCGGAGCAGTTCCCCGGCCTAGTCTACAGGCTGAAGGAACCGAAGACCGCGACGCTGCTTTTCAGGAGCGGAAAGGTAGTCTGCACAGGTGCCAAGAGCCTGGAGCAGGTGAAGATCGCGATAAGCAAGGTCGCTAAGCAGATCGAGGCAGCGGGCATTACGATCAAGGGAGAGCCCAAGATAGAGGTTCAGAACATAGTCGCGTGCAGCGACTTGGGCGCTCGGATCAATCTCAACGCAATCGCAATCAGCCTTGGACTGGAGAAGGTCGAGTACGAGCCTGAGCAGTTCCCTGGTCTGGTCTACAGGCTCGACAAACCGAAGGTCGTCATCCTGCTTTTCGGAAGCGGCAAGATGGTCTGTACTGGTGCAAAGAAGCCCGAGGATGTCGAGACTGCGGTGGACAAGATCACAGAGGAGCTCAAGGCTGCCAGCCTATTGAGGTGA
- the ftsZ gene encoding cell division protein FtsZ, which translates to MRSLVEDALAREETEGASMAQAAALGADQRVDAELEQILRSLKTNIKIIGVGGGGTNTIARIYDEGIIGAELYAANTDAQHLLTLHAPHKILLGRRVTRGLGAGALPQIGEEAAREAEEELKKILVDTHICFVTCGLGGGTGTGGAGVVAKIAKEMGALTIAVATLPFRGEGKMRMENAEWGLERLRDAADTVVIIPNDKLLEVVPRLSLNAAFKVADEVLMRSIKGLTEVITRPGLVNLDFNDIKTIMKGAGVAMIGLGESDAPGEERIQEAIDQALNSPLLEVDISEASGVLVDVIGGTDMTISEAEKAAEEIQARVGPNARIIWGAAIDPAMDKTVRVMIVATGVKSKQILGKPQTEKRYRGVGEVDLVR; encoded by the coding sequence ATGAGATCCCTAGTCGAAGACGCACTTGCCCGTGAAGAAACCGAAGGAGCCAGCATGGCTCAAGCCGCAGCACTCGGCGCCGACCAGCGCGTCGATGCCGAGCTTGAGCAGATACTGAGGAGCCTGAAGACAAACATCAAGATCATAGGCGTTGGCGGCGGCGGCACGAACACTATCGCACGAATCTATGACGAGGGAATCATCGGCGCAGAGCTGTACGCTGCGAACACAGATGCGCAGCACCTGCTCACACTTCACGCACCGCACAAGATACTCCTCGGAAGGAGAGTCACCAGAGGGCTTGGTGCGGGCGCTTTGCCTCAGATCGGCGAGGAGGCCGCAAGAGAAGCCGAAGAGGAGCTGAAGAAGATCCTGGTTGACACTCACATCTGTTTCGTGACTTGCGGCCTGGGCGGAGGCACAGGGACTGGCGGCGCAGGCGTCGTTGCCAAGATCGCCAAGGAGATGGGTGCACTCACGATCGCGGTCGCCACTCTGCCATTCCGCGGCGAAGGCAAGATGAGGATGGAAAACGCCGAGTGGGGACTAGAGAGGTTGAGGGACGCTGCTGACACAGTGGTGATAATTCCGAACGACAAGCTGCTCGAGGTCGTCCCGAGGCTGTCTCTGAACGCGGCATTCAAGGTCGCGGACGAGGTCCTAATGAGGTCCATAAAGGGACTGACCGAGGTCATCACCAGGCCAGGGCTCGTCAACCTGGATTTCAACGATATCAAGACTATCATGAAGGGAGCAGGCGTTGCGATGATCGGACTCGGCGAGTCTGATGCCCCCGGTGAAGAAAGGATTCAGGAAGCGATTGACCAGGCGCTCAACTCCCCGTTGCTCGAGGTCGATATCAGCGAGGCTAGCGGAGTGCTCGTGGATGTCATCGGCGGAACCGACATGACCATCTCTGAGGCGGAGAAGGCTGCCGAGGAGATCCAAGCAAGAGTCGGACCGAACGCCAGGATAATCTGGGGAGCTGCAATCGACCCTGCAATGGACAAGACCGTAAGGGTCATGATCGTAGCGACCGGGGTGAAGTCGAAGCAGATCCTCGGAAAGCCTCAGACGGAGAAGAGGTACAGAGGCGTTGGCGAGGTCGACCTGGTCCGCTAA
- a CDS encoding TatD family hydrolase, with protein sequence MSLPILDNHLHLEPFRGHNVDSVREFEQHGGTHVIISHLPYEEVPVKSAADFRTSFDLTISLKDRVNRITGVKAYATVGPYPAEILELEKLHGLESAKEIMLAGMDIAAEYVKEGRALAIGEVGRPHFPVTTEVWRASNDILMHAMRLSREVGCAIVLHTESATTASMKELAEMADKAGLERCKVVKHYAPPLIRPEENFGLMPSVLAGKNAIKDALRKGTRFLMETDFLDDPRRPGAVLAIATVPKRTNNFLRQGLMTEEQAYKIHHDNPLDTYGDAFGQ encoded by the coding sequence ATGTCGCTTCCCATCCTAGACAACCACTTGCACCTCGAACCATTCAGGGGACACAACGTCGATTCCGTAAGGGAGTTCGAACAACATGGCGGAACGCACGTAATCATCTCCCACCTCCCATATGAAGAGGTCCCGGTCAAGTCGGCGGCCGACTTCCGGACGAGCTTCGACCTGACCATATCGCTCAAAGATCGAGTCAACAGGATAACTGGGGTGAAGGCGTACGCGACCGTTGGGCCCTATCCCGCAGAGATCTTGGAGCTCGAGAAGCTCCACGGGCTGGAGAGCGCAAAGGAGATCATGCTCGCAGGCATGGACATCGCCGCCGAGTACGTCAAGGAAGGAAGGGCGCTCGCAATAGGCGAAGTGGGAAGACCGCACTTCCCCGTCACGACCGAGGTTTGGCGAGCATCGAACGATATTCTGATGCACGCGATGAGACTGTCAAGAGAAGTCGGATGCGCTATCGTGCTTCACACGGAGAGTGCGACCACGGCCTCCATGAAGGAGCTCGCTGAGATGGCGGACAAGGCCGGGCTCGAGAGATGCAAAGTCGTGAAGCACTATGCACCGCCTCTGATCCGACCCGAGGAGAACTTCGGCTTGATGCCATCGGTACTCGCTGGGAAGAATGCGATCAAGGACGCGCTGAGGAAAGGAACGAGATTCCTGATGGAGACGGACTTCCTGGACGACCCGAGAAGACCTGGAGCCGTACTCGCCATCGCAACGGTCCCCAAGAGAACCAACAATTTCCTGCGACAAGGGCTAATGACGGAAGAGCAGGCGTACAAGATCCACCACGACAACCCGCTCGACACCTACGGGGATGCGTTCGGTCAATAG
- a CDS encoding zinc-ribbon domain-containing protein codes for MSIAEMASKCPNCGAENPENAYYCGWCAASLREEPPVEEPTQEMISQVAALTQTAVVRSAVLKVHRTTLIWSGLMALLTAPSLFDEDKDVYVLKASFFLFLSLFFIGLYYLRTGVADKYLRFIRHRDFVGKLLAETKGYNAVLAPQGLAAVLVTLAFEMMLGVDWSDPVSLVLYAALPVIFAALFGAIILRSRITIEPAGICTGNPNGPMRPFIPFESIEHIAVSNRMLTVRLNRQSPWNIFTRRLIVRGDVAPLASVLKRELPPSKLSIEGSIDTISVTTPTQTCPQCGEEYLVSENACPKCGTEIPSTGYLYVSGNLSQRPIYAGIALIVAAFFLALTGFIFIVMEDAIVDVYGSSPGIFGFCGSIEWLLAVIALFGGLSAMARRHYGMARAGAAAAIIGIGGLVSLVLGFAALFWLKKSSDEFEKSS; via the coding sequence ATGTCAATAGCTGAAATGGCGAGCAAGTGCCCGAACTGCGGTGCTGAGAACCCGGAGAACGCTTACTATTGCGGCTGGTGTGCTGCGAGTCTGCGAGAAGAACCTCCTGTCGAGGAGCCTACCCAGGAGATGATTTCTCAGGTAGCTGCGCTGACTCAGACCGCCGTGGTGAGGAGCGCGGTTCTCAAAGTCCATCGCACCACATTGATTTGGTCTGGGCTCATGGCGCTATTGACCGCCCCATCGCTCTTCGACGAAGACAAGGATGTGTATGTATTGAAGGCTTCCTTCTTCCTGTTCCTGTCCTTGTTCTTCATTGGGCTCTATTACCTCCGGACGGGTGTGGCCGACAAGTACCTTCGGTTCATCAGGCATAGGGATTTCGTCGGGAAGCTGCTGGCTGAGACAAAAGGTTACAATGCGGTCCTGGCTCCTCAAGGCCTCGCGGCCGTTCTTGTAACTCTGGCGTTTGAGATGATGCTTGGGGTCGATTGGTCGGATCCTGTCTCGCTGGTCTTGTATGCGGCACTGCCTGTAATATTCGCTGCATTGTTCGGAGCCATCATACTCAGATCGAGGATCACTATTGAACCCGCCGGCATATGCACAGGGAACCCCAATGGGCCAATGAGGCCCTTCATCCCCTTCGAAAGCATCGAGCACATCGCGGTCTCAAACCGCATGCTAACGGTAAGACTCAACAGGCAGTCTCCTTGGAACATCTTCACTAGGAGACTGATTGTCCGCGGGGATGTGGCTCCGCTCGCCTCAGTCCTGAAACGAGAGCTGCCCCCGAGCAAGCTATCGATTGAAGGATCCATAGACACGATCTCTGTTACGACTCCCACCCAGACATGCCCTCAGTGTGGCGAAGAGTATCTGGTATCCGAGAACGCATGTCCAAAGTGCGGAACCGAAATACCAAGCACAGGCTATCTGTATGTTAGTGGAAACCTCAGCCAGCGTCCGATCTACGCCGGGATCGCGCTAATCGTTGCGGCATTTTTCCTGGCTCTTACAGGGTTCATCTTCATCGTCATGGAGGACGCAATCGTCGACGTCTACGGCAGCAGCCCAGGCATTTTCGGCTTTTGCGGGTCGATCGAGTGGCTTCTTGCTGTCATCGCGCTGTTCGGGGGCCTCTCGGCCATGGCTAGAAGACACTATGGTATGGCGAGGGCAGGAGCAGCAGCTGCGATAATCGGCATCGGAGGCCTTGTATCCTTGGTCCTGGGATTTGCGGCCTTGTTCTGGCTCAAGAAGTCGTCAGATGAGTTCGAAAAGAGTAGCTGA
- the ftsZ gene encoding cell division protein FtsZ has translation MKSLVDSIISAADEEQQKKALETFRSMTAEDEELQRILQGLKTNIKIIGCGGGGSNTVNRLAEAGIIGAELYAANTDAQHLLMTRAPHKILLGRRVTRGLGAGALPQVGEEAAREAEEELKAALKDADIVFITCGLGGGTGTGSAPFMAQIAKEQGALTIAICTWPFAAEGAVRAENAEWGLERLRTVADTVIVIPNDRLLDIVPKLSVNAAFKVADEVLMRSIKGIIEVVTKPGLVNLDFNDIKTIMKSGGVAMIGLGESDDDDAAVAAVNEAINSPLIEMDISAATAALVNVTGGPSMTVTEAQQVAEVIQSKISSGARIIWGAAIDETLDKTIRVMVVITGVRSKHILGPSKEKKARDLGLDFIK, from the coding sequence ATGAAGTCCCTCGTCGATAGCATCATATCCGCTGCCGATGAAGAGCAGCAGAAGAAGGCACTAGAGACGTTCCGGTCAATGACGGCCGAAGATGAGGAGCTGCAGAGGATACTGCAGGGTCTCAAGACAAACATCAAGATCATCGGGTGCGGTGGCGGCGGGTCGAACACCGTCAACAGACTGGCAGAGGCTGGCATCATCGGCGCTGAGCTGTATGCTGCCAACACTGACGCTCAGCACTTGCTCATGACGAGGGCTCCACACAAGATCCTGCTGGGCAGGCGCGTCACGCGCGGGCTCGGTGCAGGTGCGCTTCCGCAGGTCGGCGAGGAGGCTGCCAGGGAAGCCGAGGAGGAGCTCAAGGCGGCACTCAAGGACGCTGACATCGTGTTCATCACATGCGGCCTGGGAGGAGGTACTGGCACTGGATCGGCTCCGTTCATGGCACAGATTGCGAAGGAGCAAGGGGCTCTCACGATCGCAATCTGCACATGGCCCTTCGCGGCAGAAGGAGCGGTCAGAGCTGAGAACGCTGAGTGGGGTCTTGAGAGGCTCAGGACGGTAGCTGACACTGTCATCGTGATACCGAATGACCGCTTGCTGGACATCGTTCCGAAGCTGTCGGTCAACGCCGCGTTCAAAGTGGCTGACGAGGTGCTCATGCGCTCGATCAAGGGCATTATCGAGGTCGTCACGAAACCCGGGCTAGTCAACCTGGACTTCAACGACATCAAGACGATCATGAAGTCCGGAGGCGTCGCCATGATAGGGCTCGGGGAATCGGATGATGACGACGCGGCCGTTGCCGCGGTCAACGAGGCCATCAACTCACCGCTCATCGAGATGGATATCAGCGCCGCGACTGCCGCCCTTGTGAACGTCACAGGAGGGCCGTCCATGACCGTCACGGAGGCGCAGCAGGTGGCCGAGGTCATACAGTCCAAGATCAGCTCCGGAGCGAGGATAATCTGGGGCGCCGCGATAGACGAGACTCTTGACAAGACCATAAGAGTGATGGTGGTCATTACAGGGGTCAGGTCCAAGCACATACTGGGTCCGTCGAAGGAGAAGAAGGCCAGGGACTTGGGCCTAGACTTTATTAAGTAG
- a CDS encoding protein translocase SEC61 complex subunit gamma, producing MKDIVDKSWDLQRKIEEKTKHVGKGRYGRVIKMARKPTGDEYIRTTQITSIGLLMLGGLGFLIYWIFEYGSKYLINAFK from the coding sequence ATGAAAGACATAGTGGACAAGTCCTGGGATCTTCAGAGGAAGATCGAGGAGAAGACGAAGCACGTGGGCAAGGGCAGGTACGGCAGAGTCATCAAGATGGCCCGTAAGCCCACGGGGGACGAGTACATCAGGACGACCCAGATAACGTCGATAGGCCTGCTGATGTTGGGCGGACTGGGGTTCCTGATATACTGGATCTTCGAGTACGGTTCGAAGTATCTGATAAACGCGTTCAAGTGA
- a CDS encoding FAD-dependent oxidoreductase gives MVRRIVIVGGGCGGATAAQFARKTDRTSEITIIERESYPQYSRCGLPYAISGIIPELTNLIEAPEERLKKSRINILLGSSATSVDKEKKIVHVQTPDKKLELPYDSLILATGAKAVVPPIKGVSKEGKPEELKQGVFVLRTIEDARGIQSIGHKGKRAVVIGAGLVGLEVAEALMVRGCRVTIIEYLPNCILAMVDDDMAQMMADAIAKHGVKMFTEFQVTELLGDGKANGVVAKDRKTGEEREFYADLIVVATGQRGETELAKQLGCSVGVTKQIVVDDRCMTCEKDVYAVGDCTEYPDLVTGKPVVSGLGTIAVKMAMVAGVNAAGGEDHLPKGFLLTRATEPFGCQVAAVGPTTPQLEAFGIKPLVGKVRSFTLPDYYPGRKEIYVKVLAHPVTGRILGAQIVGEERVHMRINAFAVAIQAGMTVGDLSKVETAYCPPAAPTVDPITIACEAAKLKLARGVVLR, from the coding sequence ATGGTCAGGAGGATTGTCATCGTCGGCGGCGGGTGTGGTGGAGCCACGGCTGCGCAGTTCGCGAGGAAGACGGATAGGACATCTGAGATAACTATTATCGAGAGGGAATCCTATCCGCAGTATTCCCGGTGTGGCCTTCCGTACGCCATCTCAGGCATCATTCCCGAGCTCACGAACCTTATAGAAGCGCCTGAGGAGAGGCTGAAGAAGAGTAGAATCAACATCCTTCTCGGCAGCAGCGCGACCTCGGTGGACAAGGAGAAGAAGATCGTCCATGTCCAGACCCCGGACAAGAAACTCGAGCTGCCCTACGATTCACTCATACTGGCCACTGGTGCGAAGGCCGTCGTCCCTCCGATCAAGGGAGTCTCCAAGGAGGGGAAGCCTGAAGAGCTCAAGCAAGGAGTCTTCGTTCTGAGGACCATCGAGGATGCGAGAGGGATCCAGTCCATTGGCCACAAGGGTAAGCGCGCAGTCGTGATAGGCGCCGGTCTTGTCGGACTCGAAGTGGCGGAGGCGTTGATGGTCAGAGGTTGCAGGGTCACTATCATCGAGTACCTTCCGAACTGCATACTCGCTATGGTCGACGATGATATGGCACAGATGATGGCCGATGCGATCGCGAAGCACGGCGTCAAGATGTTCACCGAGTTCCAGGTCACCGAGCTCCTCGGGGATGGGAAGGCTAACGGTGTCGTGGCAAAGGACAGAAAGACTGGCGAGGAGCGGGAGTTCTACGCGGACCTCATAGTCGTCGCAACTGGTCAGCGCGGCGAGACGGAGCTGGCTAAGCAGCTAGGATGTAGCGTTGGTGTGACGAAGCAGATCGTCGTGGACGACCGGTGCATGACCTGCGAGAAGGATGTGTACGCAGTTGGCGACTGCACTGAGTACCCTGACCTCGTCACTGGCAAGCCGGTAGTTAGCGGCCTCGGGACCATTGCAGTCAAGATGGCGATGGTCGCAGGAGTGAATGCAGCGGGCGGAGAGGACCACCTGCCAAAGGGGTTCCTGCTTACGCGAGCGACAGAACCGTTCGGATGCCAGGTCGCTGCGGTCGGCCCCACAACTCCTCAACTGGAGGCCTTCGGGATCAAGCCGCTGGTCGGTAAGGTGAGGTCGTTCACGCTTCCTGACTATTACCCCGGAAGAAAGGAGATTTACGTCAAGGTCCTCGCCCACCCGGTGACCGGCAGGATACTGGGCGCGCAGATCGTCGGTGAGGAGCGCGTCCACATGAGGATAAACGCGTTTGCAGTGGCAATCCAGGCGGGGATGACCGTCGGTGACCTGTCCAAGGTGGAGACCGCCTACTGTCCTCCTGCCGCGCCAACCGTCGACCCGATAACCATCGCATGCGAGGCCGCGAAGCTCAAGCTGGCTAGGGGTGTAGTACTCCGCTGA
- a CDS encoding 50S ribosomal protein L1: MVDQHLVDVIKKLQAESKQRKFLESVELAINLKDIDLTNPKNRLQEEIILPNGRGKPIRIGVFGSSEMAVKAKGLADLIIQPEEIEALASDKAKARKFARGGDFFLAEAPLMPTIGKRLGVVLGPRGKMPKPIPPGSDPKAAIEKLRSSVTVRTRDKKTFHLAIGTKDMSPEKLAENLDAVLKRLMTKLERGKNNIQSAYVKTTMGPSYKVM; the protein is encoded by the coding sequence TTGGTAGACCAACACCTCGTCGACGTAATCAAGAAGCTTCAAGCCGAGTCGAAGCAGAGGAAGTTTTTGGAGTCAGTTGAACTCGCTATCAACCTCAAGGATATCGACCTGACCAACCCGAAGAACAGGCTTCAGGAGGAGATCATACTCCCGAACGGCCGAGGCAAGCCCATCAGAATCGGCGTCTTCGGAAGCTCCGAGATGGCCGTGAAGGCGAAGGGCTTGGCCGACCTCATCATACAGCCGGAGGAGATCGAGGCGCTCGCATCTGACAAGGCGAAGGCCAGGAAATTCGCACGCGGAGGAGACTTCTTCCTCGCAGAGGCACCGCTCATGCCCACGATCGGTAAGCGCCTCGGTGTCGTCCTAGGCCCGAGGGGCAAGATGCCGAAGCCGATACCGCCGGGCTCGGACCCGAAGGCGGCAATCGAGAAGCTGCGGAGCAGCGTCACTGTGAGGACGAGAGACAAGAAGACATTCCACCTAGCGATCGGCACTAAGGACATGTCCCCTGAGAAGCTGGCGGAGAACCTCGATGCAGTCCTGAAGAGGCTCATGACCAAGCTCGAGAGGGGCAAGAACAACATCCAGTCGGCCTATGTCAAAACCACTATGGGCCCTTCATACAAGGTGATGTAA
- a CDS encoding 50S ribosomal protein L11: MAEKLEVLVDGGKATPGPPLGPALGPMGVNVIQVVNAINEKTKAFTGMKVPVTLLVDSKTKAFEIKVGTPPVSALILKEIKIEKGSGSPKATKVGNLTVEQVQKISEMKKDSMLGKDKKARFKEVVGTCVSMGVTVDGKDPKAIIKEIEKGGYQGLF; the protein is encoded by the coding sequence ATGGCAGAGAAACTCGAAGTCCTGGTCGACGGCGGAAAGGCCACACCTGGCCCGCCCCTTGGTCCTGCACTGGGTCCGATGGGGGTCAACGTCATCCAGGTCGTGAACGCGATAAACGAGAAGACCAAGGCATTCACGGGCATGAAGGTCCCTGTGACACTTCTGGTGGATTCCAAGACGAAGGCGTTCGAGATCAAGGTCGGCACGCCTCCGGTGTCTGCGCTTATACTCAAGGAAATCAAGATCGAGAAGGGCAGCGGGAGCCCGAAGGCCACCAAGGTCGGCAACCTCACCGTCGAGCAGGTCCAGAAGATATCCGAGATGAAGAAGGACTCGATGCTCGGCAAGGACAAGAAGGCCAGGTTCAAGGAGGTCGTCGGCACGTGCGTCTCGATGGGCGTCACGGTCGACGGCAAGGACCCCAAGGCAATCATCAAGGAGATAGAGAAGGGCGGCTACCAAGGATTGTTCTGA
- a CDS encoding transcription elongation factor Spt5 yields the protein MNDVATLQATARQSMLAVKTSIGHEKTVADSIASRAKPKPSGVFAILSPATIRGYVFVEAMNTDSLRDLVKGVRRTRGIVKGETSFAEIEHFLTPKPIVSGIVEGDIVELIAGPFKGEKARVQQIDENKEEITVELFEAMVPIPVTIRGDHVRVLEKER from the coding sequence ATGAATGATGTAGCGACCTTGCAGGCGACCGCGAGGCAGTCGATGCTCGCTGTCAAGACCTCGATAGGCCACGAGAAGACCGTGGCTGACTCGATCGCCAGCAGGGCGAAGCCGAAGCCGTCGGGCGTGTTCGCCATACTCTCTCCGGCAACGATCAGAGGTTATGTGTTCGTCGAGGCGATGAACACGGACAGTCTCCGGGACCTGGTCAAGGGTGTCCGGAGGACTAGGGGCATCGTGAAGGGCGAGACGAGCTTCGCGGAGATAGAGCACTTCCTGACCCCGAAGCCCATAGTGTCGGGCATCGTCGAGGGCGACATTGTGGAGCTCATCGCGGGCCCGTTCAAGGGTGAGAAGGCGAGGGTCCAGCAGATCGACGAGAACAAAGAGGAGATCACGGTCGAGCTGTTCGAGGCGATGGTGCCCATACCTGTTACGATCAGAGGAGATCACGTCAGAGTCCTTGAGAAGGAGAGATGA